CCGCGCGCGGGGACGTCGTACGGGGGCGGGTGCTGGTGAACTGCGCCGGGCTGTACTCCGACGAGGTCGCCCGGCTGACGGGGGACGAGCCCGAGGTGCGGATCGTGCCGTTCCGGGGCGAGTACTACGAACTGGCGCGGCCGGAGCTGGTGCGCGGGCTGGTGTATCCGGTGCCCGATCCGGCGTTCCCGTTCCTCGGCGTCCATCTGACCAGGGGGATCGACGGGGGCGTGCACGTCGGCCCCAATGCCGTGCCGGCACTGGCCCGGGAGGGGTACGGCTGGGGTGTCGTACGGCCCCGCGAGGCGATGGCGACGGCGGCCTGGCCCGGGGTGTGGCGGATGGGCCGGCAGCACTGGCGGTACGGGGTCGGGGAGCTGCGGCGGTCGGTGTCGAAGGGGGCGTTCGTGGACGCGGTGCGCCGGCTGCTGCCGGCGGTGGAGGAGGGGGACCTGGTGCGGGCGGCGGCCGGGGTGCGGGCGCAGGCGGTGCTGCGGGACGGCGCTCTGGTGGACGACTTCCTGATACGGGAGGGGCCACGGGCGATCCACGTGCTGAACGCGCCCTCACCGGCGGCCACCGCCTCACTGCCGATCGGGCGAGAGGTGGCCCGCCGGGCCCTGGGAGCACTGACCGACGCGTGAGCGACCGGGTGCCGCGCTCACGTGGGCGGCGGTCGGGTGCCGGGCTCCCGGGCGCGGCCGGCACCTGGAGCCGACCCGTAAAATCGACCCCACTGTGTCTGATTCCGTGAGCACCCCCGAAGTCCCCCAGCCCTTTCCCGGTGGCGAGCACCACCCGGGCGAGTCCGTTCGGCACACCCGGGCCAAGGGGGAGCCCCGGTTCCCCGACGGGCCCAAGGCCGATCCCGCCGGGTCGCACTTCGAGCGGCGGATCCGGAGTTTCCAGCCCCGGCGCAGCCGGGTGACGGCCGGGCAGGCGGACGCGTTGCAGCGGCTGTGGGCCAAGTGGGGGCTCGACATCGACGGGCACCCCGTCGACCTCGCCGAGCTGTTCGGCGACGACCGTCCCGTCGTGCTGGAGATCGGCTTCGGCATGGGTGAGGCGACCGCTCAGATGGCGGCCGCCGACCCGGACACCGGCATCCTCGCGGTGGACGTGCACACACCCGGCCAGGGAAATCTGCTCAACCTCGCGGACCGCACCGGGCTGACCAACGTCCGGGTGGCCAACGGTGACGCGATCATCCTGCTGCGCGAGATGCTGCCGGCGGACTCGCTCGACGGACTGCGCGTCTACTTCCCCGACCCCTGGCCGAAGAAGCGCCACCACAAGCGGCGCCTCATCCAGCCCGAGTTCCTCGACCTGGCCGCGACGCGACTGAGACCGGGTGCGACCGTGCACTGCGCCACGGACTGGGAGCCGTACGCCGAGCAGATGCTCGAGGTGCTCACCGCGCACCCCCGCTTCGAGAACACCCGGGCCGACGGCGGGTTCGCGCCCCGGCCCGAGTTCCGGCCGCTGACCCGTTTCGAGGGACAGGGTCTGGACAAGGGTCACGTCGTGAACGATCTGCTCTTCCGTCGCGTACAGCATCGCGTCCAGCCCGGAGATCGCTGACCGACCAAGGGATCGACCAAGGGATCGACCAAGGGATCAATCAAGAGATCAGCCAAGGGATCACCGACCGACCTCCCCCTCCACCACAGTCCCCTCGCTCGTTAGGGTCGATGCCGTGGCCATCAGTCCTCCGTTTCCGCCCTATCCGCCGCATCCCGGCGGCGCACCCGAGGACGGTGTGCTCCGCCACGCTCACTGGTGGCAACGCAGGTGGGTGCGGTACGGGGCCCTGATCACCCTGCTCACGCTGTCCGGCCTGGTCATCCTCGCGCTGGTGCGCGAACAGACCGGTACGGAAGGATTCCTGGTCGGGCTCGGGCTCGCCGTGCTGCCCGTGCCGCTGCTGGTCGCCGCCTTCCGTTGGCTGGACCGGGTCGAGCCAGGGCCCTGGCGGAACCTGGTCTTCGCCTTCGCCTGGGGCGCGTGCGCGGCGGCGCTGATAGCCATCATCGCCAACAGCTTCGCGACCAGATGGATAGCCACCGCGACCGCCGACCCGTCCAGCGCGGACACGCTCGGGGCGACCGTCATAGCGCCGATCGTCGAGGAGTCCGCGAAGGCCGCCGCCGTCCTGCTGGTGTTCCTCTTCCGCAGGCGGGACTTCACCGGGATCGTCGACGGCGTGGTCATAGCCGGGGTCACCGCCACCGGCTTCGCCTTCACCGAGAACATCCTCTACCTCGGCACCGCCTTCGGCACCGACCAGCTCACGGGCGACACCGGCATCGCGTCCGTCACCGCCGCGACCTTCTTCGTACGCGTCATCATGTCGCCGTTCGCGCACCCCCTGTTCACCGTCCTGACCGGCATCGGCTTCGGCGTCGCCGCGCTCTCCGGGGACCGCCAGCACCTGCGGCGTGTGCTGGTCCCGCTGTGCGGGCTGCTCCTCGCGATGGGCATGCACGCCCTGTGGAACGGCTCCTCGTCGTTCGGCGAGTTCGGGTTCTTCGCGGTGTACGCGGCGTTCATGGTGCCGGCGTTCGGGCTGCTGACCTGGCTGGTGGTGTGGACGCGGCAACGCGAGCTGCGCACCGTACGCGAGGAACTGCCCGCCTACGCGACCGCCGGCTGGCTCACCCCGGCCGAGCCGTTCGCGCTCGGCTCGATGCGGGCCCGGCGGCTGGCCCGGGAGTACGCCGGCCGTCACCTGGGCAAGCCGGCGGCGCGGGAGGTGGCGCGGTACGAGGCGTACGCGACCTCCCTCGCGTTCCTGCGGCACCGCGGCCGACGGGGGCGGGCCGGCGTCGACTTCCTCGTACGCGAGCGGGAATTGCTCAACGAACTGTGGAGGCGGAAGGACGTCGCCCGGCCAGCACTGGACCACGCGGCCCGGATGACGGCCCCGCCGGTACGGGTGGCCGCGCCGCCCTGGCCGGTGTACGGGGTGTACGGGTACGGCCAGGGTCCGGCCCAGGGCCAGTCCCAGGGCCACAGCGCCGGATTCGGGCATCCGGCGGCGCCGGTGTACGGGAATCCGGTGGGGCCGTCGTACGGATACGGGCACGGCTACGGGTACCCCGCAGCACACGGCCCCGGCCCCGGATACGGGCACGGACCCACGCACGGACCCGGGCCCGGGTATCAGGCGGGGCCGTACCCCGCCCCCCACCCGCACCAGTAGGTCCGGCCGAGACGGTCAGGGGGAGGCAGGTCAGGCCGGTATGGCCGAGGCAGGTCAGGCCGAGGCCCGGGTCAGCCGGGTGATCTCCTCCCCCGTCAGCTCCAGCTGCGCCACCCCCAGCAGAGCCGGCAGCTGCTCGACCGTCCGCGCGGAGGCGATCGGCGCGGCCACCGTCGGCTGCGCGGCGAGCCACGCCAGGGCGACCGTGGGGATCTCGGTGTCGTGGGCCTGGGCGATCTCGTCCAGGGCGGTGAGGACGTTCCGGCCCCGCTCCGTGTCGAGGTGCTTGGCGGCGCCGGCGGCGCGGGCGCTCTGCACGGTCGTACCGGGCCGGTACTTGCCGGTGAGGAAGCCGGCGGCCAGCGCGAAGTACGGGACGGCAGCGAGGCCGAAGCGGGCGGCGAGGTCCTGGAGGCCGCCCTCGTAGGTGTCGCGGGAGACCAGGTTGTAGTGGGGCTGGAGTGCGACGTACCGGGCCAGGCCCTCACGGTCGGAGAACTCCAGGGACTCCTGGAGACGCTCGGGCGTGATGTTGGAGGCGGCGATGTGCCGCACCTTGCCCGCCCGCACCAGCTCGTCGAGCGCGCCGACGATCTCCTCGACGGGCACCTCGGGCTTGTCGAAGTGCGTGTAGTAGAGGTCGATGTGGTCGGTGCCCAGGCGGCGGAGCGAGGCGTCGGCGGCGGCCTTGATGTTGTCGGCGGACAGGCCGGGGAACTCGGGGTGCTGGCTCACCTTGGTGGCGATCACGACGTCGTCGCGGTTGCCCCGGGCCTTCACCCACCTGCCGATGATGGTCTCGGACTCACCACCGCTGTTGCCCTCGACCCACGCCGTGTAGGAGTCGGCGGTGTCGACGAAGTTGCCGCCCGCGGCCGCGTAGGCGTCGAGTACGGCGAAGGAGGCCGTCTCGTCGGCGGTCCAGCCGAAGACGTTGCCGCCGAGGGAGAGCGGGAAGACCTCGAGGTCGGAGGAGCCGAGCTTGCGAAGAGAAGTCATGCTTCATCACAACGGGCGCCGCTGGCCCGCCCATTCCGGGCAGGACGCGAAGAACATGTGAACAGCGCCATGTGAACAGCGCGATGTGGACAGCACAGACCGGCAGCCCTGACGCGGAGGGCGTCAGGGCTGCCGGGATGGATCAGGGTGACCGAACGAACGGCTCAGGGTGTCCGAAGGGACGACCCAGGGTTCTCGGAGGGACGGCTCAGGGGTTGAGGCCCTTGCCGCGCAGCCAGGCCGCCGGGTCGATGCCGTCGGCGCTGCCGCCGGGGTGGACCTCGAGGTGGAGGTGGGCCCCGGTGACGTTCCCGGTCGCGCCCACGCGGCCGATCACATCACCGGTGGCGACCTTCTGGCCGACACTGACGCTGATCGACGACTGGTGGCAGAACCACAGCTCGGTGCCGTCGTCCAGGGTCAGGATGGTGCGGTAGCCGTAGGAACCGGCCCAGCCGGCCTCGGTGATGGTGCCGCTGTGGACGGCCTTGATGAGCGTGCCCGTCGGCGCGGCGAAGTCGAGACCCGTGTGGTAGCCGGAGGACCAGAGAGAACCGGCCTGACCGAAGGTCGAGGTGATGGTGTACGAGGAGGTCGGCAGCGTGTACTGCTTGGCCAGCTCGGCCAGGCGCGCGGCCTCGGCCTTCGCGGCGGCTTCCTCGGCGGCCTTCTTCTTCGCGGCGGCGGCCTTGGCCTCCGCCTCCTTCTCGGCCTTGGCGGCGGCGTCGGCCTCGGCCTTGGCCGCTGCGGCGAGCGCCTTGACCTCGACCTGGGACTGCTGCGACTCGGCCTGCGCCATGATCCGGCTGCGCAGCGCCTCGCCGGCGTCGGCGGCGCTCTCCTCGGTGTCCACGGCGGCTTCGGAGCCGAAGCCCGCGAGGGCCGGTGCGGCTTCCGGGGCGGGCTCGTCGTCGGAGATGAGCGAGCCCACGTTGGGCAGGTCCGGCATCGAGATGGAGACCGGGGCCTTGCCGGTGTTGGCGCTGGCCATGCCACCGGCGCTGACGGCGGCTATGACGCCGACGCCGAGAACGGTGGAGCTGCGGGCGAATCCGCCGCCGCGCTGCTTGGCGACGCGGTGCTTGCCGCGTACCGGGCGAGTGGACTCCGCGGTGGGGTTCCACTCCTCCCAAGGTCCCTCGTCGGTGCGGTAGTCGCCGTAGCCGAAGGTCTCTGTGGACCGCTGGCTGGGCGCGTACGGGGCCTCGGGGGCAGGCGGGTTGGACGCCACGCGGGCGCACTCCTTTCCTTCCGTCGCCTACCGGGTTAGCTGACGGGTTCGGAGCGGGAAGGTCTCCTACGCGCGTATACCGGTCGTGGACTCTGCGAGTTCACGACGGCTTCCGCGTGATTCACCCCATGGTGGTGGTTCCCCGGTTCCCTTGCGGGATTCGGCACGTGCCGCACGGAGCCGACTCTGGTGCCGGCTGGGACGACCGCGCTGCGTTATCGAACGTTAATAGACCCGGGGGTGGGTTTCCAAGCTGTTCCTCTTGATCAACAACATTTCTGGCCTGGACTTTTGGGCTACCAGCGGTGAAAAACGGGCGAGTTGACCACGGATCGACATGCCCCGGAAACGCTTCCTCAGTCACAGGAGTTTTGATGGTGACTCAGTCGTTATGCGCAGGGCGGTCGACCGGTCACCAAGAGTGAGGGAGTGGTCGACGAAAACACCGAAGGCCGGAACCCTTTCGGATTCCGGCCTTCGGTTTATCAGTAGCGGGGACAGGATTTGAACCTGCGACCTCTGGGTTATGAGCCCAGCGAGCTACCGAGCTGCTCCACCCCGCGGCGATGAACACAACTGTACGCCATCAGCGGGGCAGAAAGCACATCGGTTGATTCGCGGGGCCCCGGCGGCCTCAGAGGAGGTGGCGGTTCGGCTCCTTCGCCCGCTCCTCGTACTCCGGGAGCACGAGGACGTCGACGCCCTGAGCCGTCAGCAGACCGGTTCCGTCCGCCTCCGTGACGAAGGTGTCCGGCTCGCGCCAGGCCGTGACCACCCTGCGCACTCCCGCGTCGAGGATGAGGCGGGCGCAGGGGGCGGGCCGGGAGGAGCGGCGGGCGCACGGTTCGAGGCTGCTGTAGACGGTGGCCGCGGGCAGCCGGGGGTCGGCGGGGTCGAGCTTCGCGAGGGCGGCCTCCTCGGCGTGCACGACCGGGTCGCCGGCCTCGCGGGAGTGGCCGCGTGCCAGCTCCGTGCCGTCGGCGGCCACGATCACCGCGCCGACGCTGAAGGCGGTCTCCGACGGCGGACAGTCGGCCGCGAGTTCGCAGGCGACGGCCAGCCAGTGCCGGTCGGCCGCGGCGGGCAGCGGTCCGGCGCCGGGGGCGGTGGGCTCGTAGCGGTTCAGGACGACGTCCTCGATGCGCCTGGTCTCCACCAGGCGCAGGCGTCCGCCCTGGTAGCCGCCCGGCCCGAAGAGGCGGGGCGCGGCCGGGTCGCCCACGAACAGCGGGGCGAGGACCAGCTGGAGTTCGTCGGCGAGGCCCTGCCGGAGCAGCTGGGTGTGGATCGTTCCGCCGCCCTCGACCATGAGGCGTCGTACGCCGCGTACGTCGTGGAGGTGTTCGAGGAGGCGGCGCCAGTCCAGTTCGGGGCCGAGCGGGACGGCGTCCGCGGCGATGCCGAGCGCGCGGACCCGCTCGGCGCCCTTCTCCGTCGTGTACACGACCTTCTCGCCGCCCGTGTGCCAGAAGTTCGCCGCCGGGTCGAGGTCGCCGGAGCCGCTGACGGTGACCTTGAGGGGGTACGGCGGCAGTCCGGCGGCCACGCGGACGGCGCGGCGCTCGGGGGAGTTCACGAGGAGCCGGGGGTTGTCGGCGCGGATCGTGCCGGCGCCGATGAGGATGGCGTCGACGGAGGCCCGTACCTCGTCGACGCGGTCGAAGTCGGCGCGGCTGGAGAGGAGCAGGCGCTCGGGCGTGGTGTCGTCCAGGTAGCCGTCGAGGGAGACGGCGGCGGACAGCAGGACGTACGGGTACGGCATCGACACAGCTCCCCGGGTCTTGGTTCAAGTTTGAAACAAACCTACACTGGCTGTATGACGACTCGCTGGCTGTCCCCTGAGGAGCAGCGCGCCTGGCGCGCCTACGTCGCCGGCTACCTCCTGCTGGAGGATGCGATCGACCGGCAGCTCCAGCAGGAGGCCGGCCTGCCTCATCTGTACTACTCCATCCTCGCCAACCTCTCCGAGACACCGGAGCGGCGGCTGCGGATGACCGAGCTCGCGGAGCAGCTGAAGATCACCCGCAGCAGGCTGACGTATGCGGTGACGCGCCTGGAGAAGGACGGACTGCTGCGGCGGGAGGAGTGCCGCTGGGACAAACGCGGGACCGTCGCGGCCCTCACGGACGAGGGTATGGCGGCCCTGGAGAACCTGGCGCCCGGCCATGTCGAGACGGTCCGCTCCGCCCTCTTCGACCGGCTCACTCCCGAGCAGGTGGGGCAGCTGGAGGAGATCTTCACGCAGGTCGTGCTGGGTTTCCAGGACGGCGACGAGGCGGCCCCACAGGAACTGCCGTGGCGCCGCCGCTCGTCACCCTGTTCGGGAACCTGATCACCACCTGATCACCGCGGGCGCCTGAGGCGCGCGTCACAATCCCGTTGCTTCAAATTTAAAGCATGGGGTAGGGTCTCGACTCGTTGGATCTGCTTCAAATCTGAAGCACAAGGCGGCCCGGCGCCGCCTTGTCACCGTCCTCCGGACCCGGGAGACCGCATGCCCGACACCCCCGCCGCCACCCCGCGCGCCCGCGTCCGGGTGCCGCTGCGCTTCCCCGACGGCTACTCCGTCGACGCCGAACTGGTCACCTTCCACGGACTCGCCGACGGCCAGGAGCACGTCGCCGTCGTCCTCGGCGAGCCGGCGCCCGGGGCCACCCCCCTGGTCCGGCTGCACTCCGAGTGCCTGACCGGCGACGTCTTCGGCTCCGCCCGCTGCGACTGCGGGCCGCAACTGCGCGAGGCGGTCGAGCGCATAGCCGTCACCGGCGGTGTCCTGCTCTACCTCCGCCAGGAGGGCCGCGGCATCGGCCTCTACAACAAGCTCGACGCGTACGCCCTCCAGGACCAGGGCCTGGACACCTACGAGGCGAACGCCGCGCTCGGCCTGCCCGAGGACGACCGGGACTACACGGCCGCCGCCCAGATGCTGCGCGCCCTGGGCATCACGAGCCTGGACCTGCTGTCCAACAACCCTGACAAGGCCGGCCAGTTGCGCGACCTGGGCATCGACGTCCAGGAGCGTGTCCCGACGGGCGTCTTCACGACCCCGCACAACGTCCGCTACCTGCGCGCGAAGGTCCTCCAGACCCAGCACACGCTGCCGCTGGCCGACCTCACCGGGATCAACGTGGGCTGACCGCGGGCGGCCCGAACGGGCCGTCCAGCGCCGCCCATTGGAGCAGCATGATCGTCTTCGCGTCCGCGATCGCGCCGCTGCGGACGAGGTCGAGGGCCTCGGTGAAGGGGAGTTCGACGACGGCGATGTCCTCGCCCTCGGCCGCCACGCCCGCCGTGTCGGCGCCGGGAGCGGAGGCGTCGTAGGGGGCGGCGAAGAAGCTGAGGCGCTCGGTGACCGAACCGGGGCTCATGAACGCGTCGAAGACATGCTCGACGTCGTGCACCGCCCGCCCGGTCTCCTCGGCCGCCTCGCGGCGGATCGCCTCGCGCGGGTCGTCGCCGTCCAGAAGTCCGGCGGCGGCCTCCAGCAGCATGCCGTCCGGATGTCCGTTGACGTACGCGGGCAGCCGGAACTGCCGGGTGAGCAGGACGGTACGGCGGTCGGGGTCGTAGAGCAGGATCGTGGCGCCGTCGCCCCTGTCGTACGTCTCGCGCCGTTCGCGGCTCCAGTGGCCGTCGCTGTGCCGGTAGTCGAAGGTGGTGCGGCGCAGGACGGACCAGTCGCAGGCGAGGACCTCGACGTCGAGGACGCGGACCCGGTCGTTGCCGGTGAGGTCGCGTCCGTGGCGGTCGAGTCCGGTACGGCCGCGCGGGTCGGGGGCGTCGATGCCGGGGGTGCCGGGGGCGGGGCGGGACGGAGCGTCGTGGGAGCCGGACGCGGGGGCGGGCGAGGTGTCGACGTGCTCGGTCATCGGCGGCCTTCGAGGAGGGTGGCAGTGGCGTCGGGGACGGCGGCGAGGTCGGCGTAGACCGGCTTGCCCTGGGCACGGGCCTGCTCGGTCATCCGGTCCGCGCCCTCCGAGGGACCGCCGATGCGCAGGACCGCGTCGCAGCGCTCCAGCAGGCGTTCGGCGACGGGGTGGAAGAGCTCGTCGAAGAGCGGGTCGCCGGGGGCGGCGCCGCCCGCCGTCTCCAGCAGGGGCAGCGCGAGCGCCTCGCCGGTGACGGGCAGATGCCCGGCGCGGAACAGGACGAGGGCGACCTCGTTCATGGCTCTCACATGGGCCGCGAGCTTCGCGGGGTCGTCGCCGGTGCCCGAACGGTACGGGCCGGCGACCAGGATCATCAGCGGTTTCACGGGGTCTCCTGGAGCGGGTTCAGGCCAGCCGGGTCTCGACGCCGGCCTCACGCAGGGCGTCCAGGGTCTGCGGACCGCCGGGATGGGTGGCGGGGTCCGCCGCGGCGGCGTCGGTGACGAAGGAGTGCACGGCGTCGAGCGGGGCGACCTGACTGAACGCGCGCACTCCCAGCTTGGTCGCGTCGGCGACGGCGACCGTACGGGCCGCCTGACCGAGCCCCACCTGCTTGACGGCCGCGTCCTCGAGGGAGAACTCCGACCAGCCGTGCACGGCGTGCACCCCGCCGATCGACATCACGAACACGTCGAAGGCCAGGGACTCGAGGGTGCGCAGGGCCAGCGGCCCGACGAGGGACCGCTCGCCCGGGCGGGACCGGCCGCCGACGACCAGCAAGTCGATGCCGGGCCGGTCGGCCAGCCGCAGCGCCGCCTGGAGACTGAGCACGGCGACGGTCAACGGGCCCCGCGCGGCGAGGTGTTCCGCCACGTGCACGGTCGTGGTCCCGGCGTCCAGCAGCACCCGTGATCCCGGCTCGACGAGTCCGGCGACGGCCGCGCCGAGCCGGTCCTTCGTCGCCGCCTGCCACGCCTGCCGGGCCTCGAAGCCACCGCCCTCCTCGCGCGGCCGCCCGGCGACGGCGCCGCCGTGCACCCGCCGCACCAGCCCCTGCCGCTCCAGCACGTCCAGGTCCCGGCGCACGGTCATCTCCGAGACCCCGAGCCGCTGGGCGAGCTCGGCGACGGAGACCCGCCCCTGACCCTTCGCCTGCCCCTGCCCTTGGTCCTGCCCGTGCCCCTGAACGAGGCGAAGAGTCAGGTCGAGACGGTCTGCGACATCCATGACGGCATTTCTATCATGCCGATGTTCGAATGAACATCGGCATGTTCACCGATGCCTAGGAGCTCAGCGGAGTCGCCGGGACCTCGGGAGCGTGGGGATAGGCGGCCGACCGGTGCTGGAAGGAGAGGATCTTCGGGTTCTGGACGACCCCGTCGCGGATCTCGATGGCCTTGCCGACCGTGGCGTCGGAGTCCCATGCCGCGGGGCCGCTCATGACCTTGCGCAGGTAGGGAAGGAGCGCCTCGCTGATCTCCCAGGTGGCGGAGTTCCACAGGTGGGACGGGCTGTGATCCACCGCGTAGTAGTGGCACCCCGGCCCCACCGCGGGCATGGGCTCGCCGAAGGTGGTCGGACGGGCCCATTCGAAGCCCATGCCCTCGTCGCAGGCGACGTCGACGAAGAAGGTACCCGGCCGGAACAGCGCGAGTTCCCGTTCGGTGACGAACATGAGCGGCGCGTCGGTGTCCTGGAGGACGCAGTTGACGATGACGTCGAACCCGGCCAGATACTCCGCCAGCGGCATGGAACCGGCCGCGGTGACTGCCCGCAGGCGCGACGGATCGTCCTCCTGCTCCTCGAAGTGGGCCATCACGACCGAGGGCATCGGCGAGGCCACCGCCGCGGCGGCGCGCTGGGTGAGCACCGTGACGTCGGTGACCCCCATGGCGCCCAGGCCGGTGACCGCTCCGCGCGCCGTGGCACCGAAGCTGATGACCACCGCGCGCAGGCGGCGGCCGTAGTGGCCGGTCAGCCCGCCGAGCTGGAGGGCGTGCAGCACCGAGCAGTAGCCGGCGAGCTCGTTGTTCTTGTGGAACACATGGACACTGAAGGCGCCCGTGGAGGTCCAGTGGTTCATGGCCTCCCAGGCGATCAGGGTCAGCCGACGGTCGATGCCGATCTGGGTCATCTTCTCGTCCTGCACACAGTGCGGCCATCCCCACAGCACCTGACCGTCGCGCAGCTCGGCGATGTCGTCGTGCATCGGTTTGGGCAGCAGCACGATGTCGCACTCGGCGATGAGTTGCTCGCGGGAGCGCAGGCCGGCCACGAGTGGTCGCAGCGCGTCGTCGGCGACACCGAACCGGCGGCCGTAGCCCTGTTCGAGGAAGATCCGCTCGCGTACGTCCGGGGCGATCCGGTCGAGGTGGCGGGGGTGCAACGGAAGGCGGAACTCGTTCTCCTTGCGGGAGGAGGCGAGTACTCCGAGACTCATCAGGCTCATATGGGGCGGCTCATTTCCGACCGGGCACGATGTGCTCCGGCATTGCCGTTCCCCGAGGGCGACGCCGAAACGGATGACGGCGTGCGAAGTGCGCTCGGTACCGCCACCGTACTCCCGGCCCGGTCACGGAGCGCCCGCCGCTCGTTTGAGCTCGAAGGAGCCACCGGCGCAGTGGGCGCCCGGCGGCCCGGCGGGCTTCTAGCATGATCGAATGGTTGCCGATGATGCCCAGAAGTCCGGGACAGGACGGGAAGTCGCGTCCCGCGACGATGTCGACGGCGGAGGCGGTGCCGGGGCGAACCCGCACCCTGTCGCCGACCTGGTGGAGCGGGCGGCCGACCTGGTCGAGCCGATCAAGCCGAAGCTGCGTGGCTGGCTCCACGCAGGGATGGTCCCCGTCTCACTGAGCGCCGGCATCGTCCTGATCTGCCTGGCCCGGACCCCTCAGGCGACCCTGGCCTGCGCCGTGTACTCCGTCACCGCCTGGCTGCTGTTCGGGACGAGCGCCGTCTACCACCTGGGCGACTGGGGGCCACTGGGCGAGGCCGTGCTGCGTCGCCTCGACCACGCCAACATCTTCCTGATCATCGCCGGCACCTGCACCCCGCTGGCCGTGCTCCTCGTCCCCTCCCACCAGCGAGCCCTGCTGCTGTGGATCGTCTGGGCGGGCGCGCTGGCCGGCATCGCCTTCCGCGTCCTGTGGGTCAGGGCTCCCCGCTGGCTGTACACGCCCTGCTACCTGGCTCTGGGCTGGGCACCGGTGAGTTACCTGCCGGACTTCCTGCACGCCGGCGGAGCGGCCGTTCTCACCCTGGTGGTGACCGGCGGTCTCCTCTACAGCGCGGGGGCGGTGGTCTACGCCGTCCGACGCCCCGACCCCTCACCCCGCTGGTTCGGCTTCCACGAGGTGTTCCACACCCTGACGGTGGCGGCCTTCGCCTCGCACTACATCGCCATTTCCCTGGCCGCCTACTGACCCCGGGCGCTCCAGGGGCCCTGGTGCCGTACGGCATCAGGGCCCCTGAGGAATCGCACCACCGCCTGGCCGGCCCTGGCGCTGCACCGGCTGCGGCACTGCGGGTACTGCGGGTACTGCCACCGCGTCTGCCGCGGTCCTGCTCACGGCGGCCCCTGATCACTGCGGGCCGCCCGG
The sequence above is a segment of the Streptomyces asoensis genome. Coding sequences within it:
- a CDS encoding NUDIX domain-containing protein, which translates into the protein MTEHVDTSPAPASGSHDAPSRPAPGTPGIDAPDPRGRTGLDRHGRDLTGNDRVRVLDVEVLACDWSVLRRTTFDYRHSDGHWSRERRETYDRGDGATILLYDPDRRTVLLTRQFRLPAYVNGHPDGMLLEAAAGLLDGDDPREAIRREAAEETGRAVHDVEHVFDAFMSPGSVTERLSFFAAPYDASAPGADTAGVAAEGEDIAVVELPFTEALDLVRSGAIADAKTIMLLQWAALDGPFGPPAVSPR
- a CDS encoding DeoR/GlpR family DNA-binding transcription regulator, coding for MDVADRLDLTLRLVQGHGQDQGQGQAKGQGRVSVAELAQRLGVSEMTVRRDLDVLERQGLVRRVHGGAVAGRPREEGGGFEARQAWQAATKDRLGAAVAGLVEPGSRVLLDAGTTTVHVAEHLAARGPLTVAVLSLQAALRLADRPGIDLLVVGGRSRPGERSLVGPLALRTLESLAFDVFVMSIGGVHAVHGWSEFSLEDAAVKQVGLGQAARTVAVADATKLGVRAFSQVAPLDAVHSFVTDAAAADPATHPGGPQTLDALREAGVETRLA
- a CDS encoding DUF4406 domain-containing protein, producing MILVAGPYRSGTGDDPAKLAAHVRAMNEVALVLFRAGHLPVTGEALALPLLETAGGAAPGDPLFDELFHPVAERLLERCDAVLRIGGPSEGADRMTEQARAQGKPVYADLAAVPDATATLLEGRR
- the trhA gene encoding PAQR family membrane homeostasis protein TrhA; this encodes MVADDAQKSGTGREVASRDDVDGGGGAGANPHPVADLVERAADLVEPIKPKLRGWLHAGMVPVSLSAGIVLICLARTPQATLACAVYSVTAWLLFGTSAVYHLGDWGPLGEAVLRRLDHANIFLIIAGTCTPLAVLLVPSHQRALLLWIVWAGALAGIAFRVLWVRAPRWLYTPCYLALGWAPVSYLPDFLHAGGAAVLTLVVTGGLLYSAGAVVYAVRRPDPSPRWFGFHEVFHTLTVAAFASHYIAISLAAY
- a CDS encoding N(5)-(carboxyethyl)ornithine synthase, translated to MSLMSLGVLASSRKENEFRLPLHPRHLDRIAPDVRERIFLEQGYGRRFGVADDALRPLVAGLRSREQLIAECDIVLLPKPMHDDIAELRDGQVLWGWPHCVQDEKMTQIGIDRRLTLIAWEAMNHWTSTGAFSVHVFHKNNELAGYCSVLHALQLGGLTGHYGRRLRAVVISFGATARGAVTGLGAMGVTDVTVLTQRAAAAVASPMPSVVMAHFEEQEDDPSRLRAVTAAGSMPLAEYLAGFDVIVNCVLQDTDAPLMFVTERELALFRPGTFFVDVACDEGMGFEWARPTTFGEPMPAVGPGCHYYAVDHSPSHLWNSATWEISEALLPYLRKVMSGPAAWDSDATVGKAIEIRDGVVQNPKILSFQHRSAAYPHAPEVPATPLSS